From one Coffea eugenioides isolate CCC68of chromosome 11, Ceug_1.0, whole genome shotgun sequence genomic stretch:
- the LOC113751896 gene encoding uncharacterized protein LOC113751896 — MDKTWMKISNRKDKAYELGVKSFLKFAYSQKVENQKIPCPCTQCNNFCNQTKTVVEDHLLTQGIRKSYTRWIHHGEQFRHQNCGDSTKHGDGEEDSDTEDLNDMLHDIGTAQWGDNWAGREESTDDSLNANHSDTDNFLKLLEDAKKELYPGNHFYSKLSFVVTLLHLKTMSGWTIKSFNALLEIFRHALPPEATVPKSFADAKKLIRDLGFKSKKIHACVNDCVLFRKENENFDTCPNLNCKEPRYKMAGSRVPRKVLRYFPLKPRLQRLYTHKEIASDMRWHKEKCVHDDNIMRHPADSEAWKHFDRLHPDFAVDPRNVRLGLATDGFNPFGTMSSAYSIWPIYLVPYNLPPWKCMRDPFFFLSMLIPGPKSPGNEIDVYMEPLIDELNEMWLGVETYDAYSGKKFDLRAALLWTINDFPAYAMLSGWSTKGYQACPICMVETTCVHLPHRKKLCYTGHRRFLPIDHSWRREKKPFDGNVDFRNPVAPLSGNEILDQVQNMEVNFGKTKAQSNAKKRKRSESGLNWTKKSCFFELPYWADLLLRHNLDLMHVSKNVSEAVIATIMDIENKTKDHWLCRQDLKDLGLKKELHLIPNGDSYIMPHACYSLTKEEKKKVCEFLNSVKYPDGFASNICRCIKNGQFQISGMKSHDFHIFIQRLLPLAIRGSLTKEVRQVLFELSEFFKKLCARTLHREVLEELGQKIAVILCKLERLFPPAFFDIMMHLMVHLPAEAILGGPAQYRWMFPFER, encoded by the coding sequence ATGGATAAAACTTGGATGAAGATTAGCAATAGGAAGGACAAGGCTTATGAACTCGGAGTAAAAAGTTTCCTCAAGTTTGCATATTCtcaaaaagttgaaaatcaGAAAATCCCATGCCCATGTACACAATGCAATAATTTTTGTAACCAAACTAAAACAGTTGTGGAGGATCATTTATTGACTCAAGGCATTCGTAAAAGCTACACAAGATGGATACACCATGGGGAACAATTTCGACACCAAAATTGTGGGGATAGTACTAAACATGGGGATGGAGAGGAGGATAGTGATACTGAAGATTTAAATGACATGTTGCACGACATTGGGACAGCACAATGGGGGGACAATTGGGCTGGTAGGGAAGAATCAACGGATGATAGTCTAAATGCGAATCATAGTGACACAGATAACTTTCTTAAATTGTTAGAAGATGCAAAAAAGGAGCTGTATCCAGGGAATCATTTTTACTCAAAGCTATCCTTTGTAGTCACTTTGCTCCATTTGAAAACAATGAGCGGGTGGACTATAAAGTCCTTCAATgcattgctggaaatttttaggCATGCACTACCTCCTGAAGCCACAGTTCCCAAGTCTTTTGCTGATGCTAAGAAGCTCATTCGAGACTTAGGTTTTAAATCTAAAAAAATCCATGCTTGTGTCAATGATTGTGTTCTCTTCCgcaaggaaaatgaaaattttgacacTTGTCCAAATCTAAATTGTAAAGAACCTCGCTACAAGATGGCAGGTTCAAGAGTTCCACGCAAAGTTTTGCGTTACTTTCCTTTGAAGCCTAGGCTGCAACGATTATATACCCACAAAGAAATAGCTTCAGATATGAGATGGCATAAAGAAAAGTGTGTGCATGATGATAACATCATGCGGCATCCAGCAGACAGTGAAGCATGGAAACACTTTGATAGGTTGCATCCGGACTTCGCCGTTGATCCTAGAAATGTGAGGTTAGGTCTTGCAACTGATGGTTTCAATCCTTTTGGGACCATGAGTAGTGCTTATAGCATCTGGCCTATTTATCTAGTGCCATACAATCTGCCCCCTTGGAAGTGTATGAGagatcctttctttttcctatcAATGCTAATTCCTGGGCCTAAATCCCCGGGAAATGAGATTGATGTTTACATGGAGCCTCTAATAGATGAACTGAATGAAATGTGGCTTGGTGTTGAAACATATGATGCATATAGTGGCAAGAAATTTGACCTCCGGGCAGCTTTACTATGGACTATAAATGATTTTCCAGCTTATGCAATGCTGTCCGGATGGAGTACGAAAGGGTATCAAGCATGTCCTATTTGCATGGTTGAGACAACTTGCGTACATTTACCACACCGAAAAAAGTTGTGTTACACAGGTCATCGCCGCTTCTTACCCATTGACCATTCTTGGCGGCGAGAAAAAAAACCTTTCGATGGCAATGTGGACTTTAGGAATCCTGTTGCACCTTTATctggaaatgaaattttggatcaGGTACAAAATATGGAGGTAAATTTTGGGAAGACCAAGGCGCAATCCAATGCAAAGAAACGCAAGCGTTCTGAGAGTGGTTTGAACTGGACAAAGAAAAGTTGTTTCTTTGAGTTACCATATTGGGCAGACCTCCTTCTTAGGCATAATTTGGATTTAATGCATGTGTCAAAAAATGTCTCAGAGGCTGTCATTGCCACAATTATGGATATTGAAAACAAAACCAAAGACCACTGGTTGTGTCGTCAAGATTTGAAGGATTTGGGTTTGAAAAAAGAGCTACATTTGATTCCAAATGGCGACTCTTATATCATGCCACATGCCTGTTACAGCCTAACCaaggaggagaaaaaaaaagtatgtgAGTTCTTGAATTCTGTCAAATATCCAGATGGGTTTGCCTCAAACATTTGCCGATGTATAAAGAATGGCCAGTTTCAAATTTCTGGAATGAAAAGTCATGACTTCCACATTTTTATACAAAGGCTACTCCCACTTGCAATCCGtggaagtttaacaaaagaagTTCGGCAAGTGCTATTCGAGTTAAGTGAATTCTTCAAAAAATTATGTGCTAGAACATTACATAGAGAGGTTCTGGAGGAGTTAGGCCAAAAAATTGCAGTCATCTTATGTAAATTAGAGAGGTTGTTCCCTCCAGCTTTCTTCGATATAATGATGCACTTGATGGTTCACTTGCCTGCTGAAGCTATCCTTGGCGGTCCAGCTCAATATCGTTGGATGTTCCCATTTGAGAGGTAG